From a single Notolabrus celidotus isolate fNotCel1 chromosome 7, fNotCel1.pri, whole genome shotgun sequence genomic region:
- the zgc:174863 gene encoding butyrophilin subfamily 2 member A2: protein MASTSVLLFIIVIFIREAKSNSFVKVNCTKEIIGGYDHQSLLNCVIQTSEVVKDPEIRGVTWGKKGNDKPVLVFDGDNIKPLSRYSFAEPSWNKKNMNISLLIHKTAVEDEGVYTCMVYTNSGTSYIETSLKVNARYTVPTFQSDPKTINLDTGGTLTCHSTGYPKGQLRWFDKDNKEWIKIPETEVTQTGSGLFSLSSTMTLVPRSIFTKYICKVFNAGGNIEAENTFEVKDPPSTGEQRGPGSDASALATKIGAPVVVIGSLIVGLLLILLVMHRRRSLRGQRAVPVQDCEEDCSLETIAMTA from the exons atGGCCTCCACTAGTGTCCTGCTCTTTATCATTGTCATCTTCATCAGGGAAGCGAAAAGCAATT CTTTTGTGAAAGTTAACTGCACGAAGGAAATCATCGGAGGATATGATCATCAGTCACTGCTCAACTGTGTAATCCAAACCTCGGAGGTTGTAAAAGATCCCGAAATCCGGGGGGTCACCTGGGGGAAAAAGGGGAATGACAAACCCGTACTAGTCTTTGATGGAGATAACATAAAACCGCTTTCTCGCTATTCGTTTGCTGAACCATCCTGGAACAAAAAGAACATGAACATATCCCTGCTTATCCACAAAACTGCTGTAGAGGACGAGGGAGTTTACACCTGTATGGTGTATACAAACAGTGGTACAAGTTACATTGAGACCAGCCTGAAAGTCAACG CCAGATACACCGTACCAACTTTTCAGTCAGATCCTAAGACCATTAATTTGGATACAGGTGGTACTCTGACTTGTCATTCCACTGGCTACCCAAAGGGCCAACTGCGCTGGTTTGACAAGGACAACAAAGAATGGATCAAGATCCCTGAGACAGAGGTGACGCAGACAGGAAGTGGTCTGTTCAGTCTCTCAAGCACGATGACTTTAGTGCCAAGATCCATTTTCACCAAGTATATCTGCAAAGTGTTCAATGCCGGAGGAAACATTGAGGCTGAGAACACTTTTGAAGTGAAAGATCCGCCAAGCACTGGAG AACAACGTGGGCCGGGGAGCGATGCCTCCGCTTTAGCCACCAAAATCGGCGCCCCTGTGGTGGTTATCGGATCTCTGATCGTTGGATTGCTGCTGATTTTGCTTGTGATGCACAGAAGAAGATCTCTTC GTGGCCAACGAGCCGTTCCAGTACAAGACTGTGAAGAAG ATTGTTCTCTGGAAACAATTGCCATGACAGCCTGA